A window of the Brassica napus cultivar Da-Ae chromosome A2, Da-Ae, whole genome shotgun sequence genome harbors these coding sequences:
- the LOC125583408 gene encoding small polypeptide DEVIL 18-like, whose protein sequence is MDDVKLWRVSKKDSIFETTPFSSKPDVFRRSFSTKASSSSKPILPRSFSTKPTSYSSSEPIFRRSFSAKPTPLKPPFLSRSGSTKGQADTSSTKCSISRSLSQKGASVTRKCRNVAKEHKSRFYILKRCVFMLVCWHKHA, encoded by the coding sequence ATGGATGATGTGAAGTTGTGGAGAGTTTCCAAGAAAGATTCCATCTTCGAGACCACTCCTTTTTCTTCAAAACCCGACGTTTTCAGACGAAGCTTCTCAACAaaagcatcttcttcttcaaaaccCATATTGCCAAGAAGTTTCTCGACAAAACCTACTTCGTATTCTTCTTCGGAACCAATCTTTAGACGGAGTTTCTCTGCAAAACCCACTCCTTTGAAACCTCCGTTTCTATCTAGAAGCGGTTCCACCAAAGGTCAAGCTGACACATCGTCTACCAAGTGTTCCATCTCTCGGAGCTTGTCTCAAAAAGGCGCTTCGGTGACCCGAAAGTGTCGTAATGTGGCGAAGGAGCACAAGTCCCGGTTCTACATCTTGAAACGCTGCGTTTTCATGCTCGTATGTTGGCACAAACACGCCTAA